One Roseimaritima multifibrata DNA window includes the following coding sequences:
- a CDS encoding outer membrane protein assembly factor BamB family protein translates to MANRHRRRLKVWTLTTLVWNAGLLVGVIGFANENWTSFRGDGSSVVQADLPTQWSPEEVTWQTEIPGYGQSAPVVWDGQVYVTSSEGAFQQDCQVHAFDLRTGDKNWTKQIVATTPVENYFRNSRAAPTCCVDDSGLFSFFPSGDVTAMTHAGEQRWSLSLFKKYGEVQNERGVASSLAQTDDHLYVLIDHHGPSYVVAINKADGSIAWKTDRGDRIPSWSSPVIAQINGRKLVITSSADTVDAYDASTGEALWQHHGLQGNHIPSPSVMGDRIFVGSTTMYGGATDADATAGSNCCLKLTEVEGKPSFDFLWGAERANSYYSTPLAFAGYVYYVNKVGVLYCVNQETGKQVFAKRIGTPCWASAVGVTNRSGESLVYFVLKNGFTLVLRPGDEYDQVARNQLYDREAMLEAQELAAEQRRANAVPSDQVKPKSGPEKVFAGMPETQLHKIFSYGDPMVYGVAVAEDRLLIRTGQTLFCVGG, encoded by the coding sequence ATGGCTAACCGACACAGAAGGCGACTGAAAGTATGGACGTTGACCACGCTCGTCTGGAACGCCGGTCTGTTGGTCGGCGTCATAGGTTTCGCAAATGAAAACTGGACCAGTTTTCGAGGCGACGGGAGCAGCGTTGTGCAAGCCGATTTGCCAACGCAGTGGTCCCCCGAAGAGGTTACGTGGCAAACTGAAATCCCAGGCTACGGACAGTCGGCGCCGGTTGTTTGGGATGGGCAGGTCTACGTGACCAGCAGTGAAGGAGCCTTCCAACAGGACTGTCAGGTCCACGCGTTTGATTTACGCACTGGCGATAAGAACTGGACCAAACAGATCGTCGCGACCACACCGGTCGAAAACTACTTTCGCAATAGCCGCGCCGCTCCGACCTGCTGCGTGGATGACAGCGGTCTGTTCTCATTTTTTCCCAGCGGCGACGTCACAGCGATGACACATGCTGGAGAGCAACGCTGGAGCCTGTCGCTGTTCAAGAAGTATGGCGAGGTTCAGAACGAGCGAGGTGTCGCAAGTTCGCTTGCCCAGACGGACGACCATCTTTACGTCCTTATCGATCACCATGGTCCATCCTACGTAGTCGCGATCAACAAGGCGGATGGCTCCATCGCCTGGAAAACCGATCGAGGCGACCGCATTCCTTCTTGGTCGTCACCGGTGATCGCCCAAATCAACGGTCGTAAACTGGTCATCACCAGTTCCGCAGACACGGTCGACGCTTACGACGCGTCAACAGGCGAAGCGCTGTGGCAACATCACGGCTTACAGGGAAACCATATCCCGTCTCCGTCGGTCATGGGAGATCGCATCTTCGTCGGATCGACGACAATGTACGGAGGTGCAACCGACGCGGATGCCACGGCGGGGTCGAACTGTTGTCTGAAGCTGACCGAGGTTGAGGGTAAACCCAGCTTTGATTTTCTCTGGGGAGCCGAGCGGGCGAACTCCTATTACTCCACGCCACTGGCCTTTGCCGGCTATGTCTATTACGTCAATAAAGTAGGCGTGCTCTACTGCGTCAACCAGGAAACCGGCAAGCAGGTGTTTGCCAAACGAATCGGCACGCCCTGTTGGGCTTCGGCGGTCGGCGTCACCAATCGTTCCGGCGAATCGCTGGTCTACTTTGTATTGAAAAATGGTTTCACACTGGTCCTTCGCCCCGGCGACGAATATGACCAAGTCGCTCGCAACCAGTTATACGATCGAGAAGCGATGCTAGAAGCTCAGGAATTGGCGGCGGAGCAGAGGCGAGCGAACGCGGTCCCCAGCGATCAAGTCAAACCGAAAAGCGGCCCCGAAAAAGTCTTCGCGGGGATGCCCGAAACACAGCTACACAAAATCTTTTCCTATGGAGACCCGATGGTCTATGGCGTTGCAGTCGCGGAAGATCGGTTGCTGATTCGCACCGGTCAAACGCTTTTTTGTGTCGGTGGATAA
- a CDS encoding patatin-like phospholipase family protein, with translation MKIALAFSGGGVRATVFHLGVLARLARQDLLGNVKIVSSVSGGSLAAGLVFASAGYRWPDSSEYLHDVVPRVLSLLTTKNLQWSYALKSLLLPWRLASGRAALLGDAIESQWGIRGSLADLPESPEWIINATCYQTGKNWRFQRHLMGDYQTKYITDPDFSLSHALAASAAVPGLIGPLVIRSRRYRWSEYRDDRWRSIEPKYRRLHLWDGGVYDNLGVESLFKPGEGLREGTDFLIVSDASRPLSSDSRQSRWSPEYLRATLRLVDVATDQVRSLRTRMLINHFKQNPGSGAYLRLGRATKKTYARNNIDGKPSLTDEEVKRVALIETTLRRLTHSEFSLLFRHGYEVADATLSTYGSEVIKRVPRRRVLFNAA, from the coding sequence ATGAAGATCGCCCTCGCATTCTCTGGCGGTGGAGTTCGCGCTACAGTCTTTCATCTGGGCGTGTTGGCTCGGCTGGCGCGTCAAGACTTGCTGGGTAACGTCAAGATTGTTTCCAGCGTCTCCGGGGGCAGTTTGGCTGCGGGGCTTGTCTTTGCTTCTGCAGGTTACCGCTGGCCCGACAGTTCTGAATACCTGCATGATGTCGTGCCGCGTGTTTTGTCGCTCCTGACGACCAAGAATCTTCAGTGGTCGTACGCACTTAAATCGTTGTTGCTCCCTTGGCGACTGGCTTCGGGCCGAGCGGCACTGTTGGGCGATGCGATCGAAAGTCAGTGGGGGATCCGCGGTTCGCTTGCGGACCTACCCGAATCACCGGAATGGATCATCAATGCAACCTGTTACCAAACCGGAAAGAATTGGCGTTTTCAGCGTCACCTGATGGGGGACTATCAAACAAAGTACATCACCGATCCTGATTTCAGTTTGTCGCATGCACTGGCCGCTTCGGCAGCCGTCCCCGGGCTGATCGGTCCCTTGGTGATCCGTTCACGGCGCTACCGGTGGAGCGAATATCGCGATGACCGCTGGCGTTCGATCGAACCAAAGTACAGGCGTTTGCACCTTTGGGATGGAGGCGTTTACGATAACCTTGGCGTCGAATCCTTGTTTAAACCAGGAGAAGGATTGCGAGAGGGAACCGACTTTTTGATCGTCAGTGACGCGTCACGGCCATTGTCCAGCGATTCCCGTCAATCGCGTTGGAGCCCCGAATATTTAAGAGCCACGCTGCGGTTGGTGGATGTGGCGACCGACCAAGTTCGAAGCCTTCGGACTCGCATGTTGATCAACCACTTCAAGCAAAACCCCGGAAGCGGTGCTTACCTTCGTTTAGGTCGGGCGACGAAAAAGACCTACGCTCGAAACAACATCGATGGGAAACCATCGTTGACCGACGAAGAAGTCAAACGCGTCGCACTGATTGAAACAACGCTGCGTCGATTGACTCACAGCGAGTTCAGTCTGTTGTTCCGCCATGGTTATGAAGTCGCCGACGCGACGTTGTCGACCTATGGCAGCGAAGTCATCAAACGCGTCCCTCGTCGACGGGTGCTGTTTAACGCCGCTTAG
- a CDS encoding DUF1552 domain-containing protein, protein MANRDRVRMQSLERQNLRRASLSRRTLLRGTGAALALPWLEAMMPRRARGADPENLPDDQAPVRMAALFVPNGVRQDQWTPEGEGKDFKLSPALQPLADLKDQLLVLTNLWNQGSIGGDGHYVKTSGFLTCTTINKSLGIDLNCNGQSMDQVAASYAEKRTPLPSLELGIDPVTTGVDTNVGYTRVYGSHIAWSGPTSPLARELNPHLVYERLLRSAKPAGQSTRRDALLLDQVIDDAKQLSNRLGVADRRRMDEYLQSVRSIEKRLERQGQGGALAWTPRADLAAAEAPPEDKPDSFPAHVRLMMDMIALAFQTDTTRVCTFMFGNAVSGRNFSFLDGVSGGHHDTSHHQNSAEKLEQYQIITHWHVQQYAYLLNKLQSMQEGEGTVLDNSMILYGSGLRDGNSHNPHNLPILVGGSGGGKIATGQHLSFSPDTPLANLYVAMLNAFGSPTKQFADSTGTLPGVLHA, encoded by the coding sequence ATGGCAAATAGAGATCGAGTACGGATGCAGTCTTTAGAACGCCAGAATCTCCGCAGAGCTTCTCTCTCGCGGCGCACCCTGCTGCGCGGTACGGGCGCTGCTTTGGCGCTGCCGTGGCTGGAAGCGATGATGCCTCGTCGGGCGAGAGGGGCCGACCCAGAAAACCTTCCAGACGACCAAGCTCCCGTGCGGATGGCGGCTCTGTTTGTCCCGAACGGCGTTCGCCAGGACCAATGGACTCCCGAAGGGGAAGGGAAAGATTTCAAACTATCGCCCGCGCTGCAACCTTTGGCTGACCTCAAAGACCAGTTGCTTGTCCTAACCAATTTATGGAATCAAGGCAGTATCGGCGGCGATGGCCACTACGTCAAAACATCAGGTTTCTTGACCTGTACCACAATCAATAAATCGCTTGGTATCGATCTAAATTGCAACGGTCAGTCGATGGACCAAGTCGCGGCATCCTACGCCGAGAAAAGAACGCCTCTGCCATCTTTGGAACTGGGAATTGATCCGGTAACGACGGGCGTTGATACGAATGTCGGCTACACTCGAGTCTACGGTTCTCACATCGCCTGGAGCGGGCCCACCAGTCCATTGGCGCGGGAACTGAATCCGCATCTTGTCTACGAGCGACTGCTGCGATCGGCTAAGCCTGCTGGCCAATCGACACGGCGCGACGCGTTGCTGCTGGACCAGGTAATCGACGATGCCAAACAGCTTTCCAATCGACTGGGCGTCGCCGACCGGCGCCGCATGGATGAATACCTACAGTCGGTCCGAAGCATCGAAAAGAGGCTGGAGCGACAAGGGCAGGGCGGTGCACTGGCTTGGACGCCCCGCGCAGACCTAGCCGCTGCCGAGGCGCCTCCGGAAGATAAACCAGACAGTTTCCCAGCCCACGTTCGGCTGATGATGGACATGATCGCGCTTGCATTCCAAACCGACACCACGCGGGTCTGCACTTTCATGTTTGGGAACGCGGTCAGTGGCCGAAACTTTTCGTTTTTAGATGGCGTTTCAGGCGGGCATCATGACACGTCACATCACCAGAACTCCGCCGAGAAACTGGAACAGTACCAGATCATCACGCACTGGCACGTCCAGCAATATGCCTACCTGCTAAACAAGCTGCAAAGCATGCAAGAAGGGGAGGGAACCGTGCTAGACAATTCAATGATTTTGTACGGATCCGGACTGCGCGATGGCAACAGCCACAATCCACACAACCTGCCCATCCTGGTTGGCGGCAGTGGAGGCGGAAAGATCGCAACCGGACAGCATCTCTCCTTCAGCCCCGATACGCCTCTCGCGAACCTCTATGTCGCCATGCTGAACGCATTCGGAAGTCCGACAAAACAGTTTGCCGACAGCACGGGAACCCTACCGGGCGTGCTTCACGCGTAG
- a CDS encoding DUF1592 domain-containing protein: MGLRFEWSLPGLPIALAAILIACNIPSRGYGVDDAVALTQAQSVDFIQTYCLSCHEGDNGEANLDLSAFDSTQRIPLDVDKWNRIADRIADHQMPPLDSELPTLELREGMVQVIRSTIHTSICSDGVTPGKPMLRRLNRTEYANTVRDLLGIQFNAGHALPEDGAGGEGFDNAAETLFISPIHAEKYLDAARTALSHAMSDPQDRKMLLVSLPSKDVSPQQAAEKVLGTFLPKAFRRPATEAEIQQYLHLFEQVYQEDQSFETAITFAMEAAMVSPKFLFLWEQPHSESEPIRITDYELASRLSYFLWASMPDQELFKLAAAGKLHEDEVLAQQVKRMLKSSIDDRGHRRNAKCREFAESFVEQWLGTRALGREFQPDKSVVGKFNPELEGGMKYEPVFFMEDLLAENHSLLNWIDSDFTYANRSLARHYGIEGTFREQPKRVDLPEGSHRGGVLGMSSILAVSSFSHRTSPVLRGKWIMETLLGTAPPPPPPNVPELEETVGDGKEKLSLRQRLELHRADPACASCHAVMDPLGFGLENYDVLGRWRTEESGLPIDNTGTLPDGTTFTGMEGLKQQLMDRKDSFISHLTSKMLGYALARQLTNEDLCVVQSISETLAKDDYRAQTLVLEIVKSIPFQFKSGQTPSTPEETNHGK; encoded by the coding sequence ATGGGTTTACGATTCGAGTGGTCGCTGCCTGGCTTGCCGATTGCCCTCGCTGCGATTCTGATTGCCTGCAACATTCCTTCGCGCGGTTACGGCGTGGACGATGCGGTTGCTTTGACGCAAGCTCAGTCGGTCGACTTTATTCAAACCTATTGTCTCAGCTGCCACGAAGGGGACAACGGTGAAGCGAACCTCGATCTAAGCGCCTTTGATTCCACTCAGCGAATTCCGCTTGATGTTGATAAGTGGAATCGAATCGCTGACCGAATAGCCGACCATCAGATGCCTCCGCTGGACAGCGAGCTGCCAACGCTCGAACTGCGAGAAGGGATGGTGCAAGTGATTCGCAGCACGATTCACACATCGATCTGCAGCGATGGCGTGACTCCGGGCAAACCGATGCTCCGCCGCCTGAATCGAACGGAGTATGCCAACACGGTTCGTGACCTCTTGGGGATTCAGTTCAACGCGGGGCACGCCCTACCAGAAGACGGTGCGGGTGGCGAAGGATTCGATAACGCCGCCGAAACCCTGTTTATATCGCCCATCCACGCGGAGAAATATCTGGATGCGGCGCGCACCGCGTTGTCGCATGCGATGAGCGACCCGCAGGACCGTAAAATGCTCCTGGTTTCGCTTCCCTCCAAAGATGTCTCTCCCCAACAAGCTGCCGAAAAGGTCCTCGGAACTTTCTTGCCAAAAGCTTTTCGCCGTCCAGCAACCGAAGCGGAGATCCAACAATACTTGCATCTCTTCGAACAGGTCTACCAAGAGGATCAATCGTTCGAAACGGCGATCACCTTTGCCATGGAAGCGGCCATGGTATCGCCCAAATTTCTGTTCCTGTGGGAACAACCGCATTCCGAATCCGAGCCTATTCGAATCACCGATTATGAATTGGCTTCTCGACTTTCCTATTTCTTGTGGGCATCCATGCCCGACCAGGAACTCTTCAAACTGGCTGCCGCGGGAAAACTGCATGAAGACGAGGTCTTAGCGCAGCAGGTCAAACGGATGCTGAAGAGCTCGATCGACGATCGCGGCCATCGCCGAAATGCCAAATGCCGGGAATTCGCAGAGAGCTTTGTCGAGCAGTGGCTGGGCACACGCGCTTTGGGCCGCGAGTTCCAACCCGACAAATCGGTAGTCGGAAAATTCAATCCTGAACTGGAGGGCGGCATGAAATACGAGCCGGTCTTCTTCATGGAAGATTTGCTGGCCGAGAACCATTCTTTACTGAATTGGATCGATTCCGATTTCACTTACGCAAACAGAAGTCTAGCCAGACACTACGGGATCGAAGGGACCTTCCGCGAACAACCGAAGCGAGTCGACCTGCCCGAGGGAAGCCATCGCGGTGGCGTGCTTGGGATGAGTTCGATATTGGCCGTTTCATCGTTTTCGCATCGCACCAGTCCTGTGCTACGAGGCAAATGGATCATGGAAACATTGCTGGGCACCGCTCCCCCGCCACCACCTCCCAATGTCCCTGAACTTGAGGAAACGGTTGGCGACGGAAAGGAGAAACTATCGCTGCGGCAACGACTGGAACTCCACCGAGCCGACCCCGCGTGTGCCTCCTGCCACGCGGTGATGGACCCGCTAGGATTCGGTTTAGAAAACTACGATGTACTGGGCCGCTGGCGAACGGAAGAGAGTGGTTTGCCAATCGACAATACAGGAACCCTGCCTGATGGGACGACCTTCACAGGCATGGAAGGGCTAAAACAACAGTTGATGGACCGAAAAGATTCGTTCATCAGCCACCTGACAAGTAAAATGCTTGGGTATGCATTAGCCCGGCAACTGACGAACGAAGACCTGTGTGTCGTTCAATCGATCAGTGAAACATTGGCCAAAGATGACTACCGGGCTCAAACCCTAGTCCTTGAAATCGTCAAAAGTATTCCATTCCAGTTCAAAAGCGGGCAAACGCCTTCGACGCCTGAGGAAACGAACCATGGCAAATAG
- a CDS encoding RNA polymerase sigma factor codes for MNNLVSQQSGQSYLADADLLEAWIVDQQASALTTLVDRYSVMVLSVCRRRCRSLADAEDAFQSTFLLLARDAGKIRQPERLAGWLHCVAHRVSSAIVANVKREPEPMTDPQSVADPPRLVASEPLEQLAKRHEALVLNEELAELPAHYRSAIVLHLLEGFSIQQVADKFQTTAGSVRGRLQRGKQLLSRRLRQRGIVPIVAFAAVHQWTVSAAEAAGASQRFSDVLAANKLPAPPIDPPRLDPIHLPGVRLMPTILTSAAFLAGTAVLALFWTANDGSLLNGQAAAGPPTRLAAADALTPPTVQAQFGSPSQGPSSTKVAPISGAAPGQVLPAPAVTSPPMRWEKRIVDTVPDSLFAEDIMARLDEPLGIQLPDATTLAALPNQLDSLPPGSVILDQRGLKFAQVDSETALQANGITEEMPLRVALRRLLHPHGLQAIVENDGLLITADPAALVHQGIGVSRWVNLDTKAADRILEQLSESADCQFYEVPLSEALTTLSAQQDLPFWIDERALEEEGLTADLPVTLTRTKTTLQNLLHELLDSVDLTLTIEGDAFKVTTHSDAEDQLLTRIYWLEGTGIPLAQAEEMIETIQMSVHVNSWDQMGGSSSMMTIPSKRPAILVSATLATHADVSRFFEVMRETQFGAAPEVEHEQVPDTGQQFFVGGGGGMGGGGFF; via the coding sequence ATGAATAACTTGGTTTCACAGCAGAGTGGACAATCCTATCTCGCAGATGCCGATCTGCTGGAAGCCTGGATTGTGGACCAACAAGCATCTGCATTGACCACTTTGGTCGATCGTTACAGCGTGATGGTCCTTAGTGTTTGTCGCCGTCGATGTCGGTCGTTGGCCGACGCCGAGGACGCCTTTCAATCGACCTTCCTGCTGCTTGCCCGGGACGCCGGTAAGATCCGCCAGCCTGAACGTTTGGCCGGTTGGCTGCACTGCGTGGCACACCGTGTTTCTTCAGCAATCGTCGCAAATGTCAAACGAGAACCGGAACCGATGACGGACCCTCAGTCAGTAGCCGATCCGCCACGGTTGGTGGCAAGCGAACCGCTGGAACAGTTGGCCAAACGGCACGAAGCCCTTGTCCTGAATGAGGAATTGGCAGAATTGCCGGCACACTACCGCTCGGCGATTGTGCTGCACTTGCTGGAAGGGTTTTCGATACAGCAGGTTGCAGACAAATTCCAGACAACGGCCGGGTCGGTCCGTGGCCGGTTACAAAGAGGCAAGCAACTCCTTTCCAGGCGGTTAAGACAGCGGGGGATCGTCCCGATTGTCGCTTTTGCCGCGGTCCATCAGTGGACCGTTTCTGCAGCCGAAGCTGCGGGAGCGTCTCAACGTTTTTCAGACGTTTTGGCGGCAAACAAACTACCCGCCCCGCCAATCGATCCACCTCGACTGGATCCTATTCATTTACCTGGAGTTCGTTTGATGCCTACGATCCTTACTTCTGCAGCTTTCCTGGCCGGTACGGCGGTGCTTGCTCTGTTTTGGACCGCCAATGACGGTTCCCTGTTGAATGGACAAGCCGCAGCCGGACCGCCGACGCGATTGGCCGCTGCCGACGCCCTCACACCGCCGACCGTTCAGGCTCAATTTGGCTCTCCCTCCCAAGGTCCCAGTTCAACCAAAGTCGCCCCCATAAGTGGCGCGGCACCGGGACAGGTTCTCCCGGCCCCTGCGGTAACAAGTCCACCAATGCGATGGGAGAAACGGATCGTGGATACGGTTCCAGATTCTCTGTTCGCCGAAGATATTATGGCACGCTTAGACGAACCTTTGGGGATCCAGTTACCGGACGCAACAACATTGGCAGCGTTGCCCAACCAACTCGATTCGCTTCCACCAGGATCGGTCATCCTGGATCAGCGCGGTCTGAAGTTCGCTCAGGTCGATTCAGAAACAGCATTGCAAGCGAACGGGATCACAGAGGAAATGCCATTACGCGTCGCACTCCGCCGGTTGCTGCACCCCCATGGCCTACAGGCCATCGTCGAAAATGATGGGTTGCTGATCACCGCCGATCCCGCAGCCTTAGTCCACCAGGGCATTGGCGTCAGTCGCTGGGTCAACCTTGATACAAAGGCAGCCGATCGGATTCTCGAACAGCTTTCAGAATCGGCCGACTGCCAGTTCTACGAAGTCCCGCTCTCGGAAGCCTTAACAACTCTTTCCGCCCAACAGGATCTTCCCTTCTGGATCGACGAACGAGCGTTGGAGGAGGAGGGACTGACGGCAGACTTGCCGGTGACTCTAACGAGGACCAAAACCACGCTGCAGAATCTCCTGCATGAATTACTGGACAGCGTCGACCTAACACTGACGATCGAGGGGGATGCGTTTAAGGTCACCACTCACTCCGATGCCGAAGATCAACTCCTAACGCGAATCTATTGGCTTGAAGGAACGGGAATCCCACTTGCACAAGCTGAAGAAATGATCGAAACCATTCAAATGTCCGTCCACGTCAATAGCTGGGACCAAATGGGAGGCAGCTCGTCGATGATGACCATTCCGTCGAAGCGACCAGCGATCCTAGTCTCCGCCACGCTGGCAACCCACGCCGACGTATCTCGTTTCTTCGAAGTGATGCGAGAAACCCAGTTCGGAGCCGCCCCGGAAGTCGAACACGAACAGGTACCCGATACGGGGCAACAGTTTTTCGTTGGTGGAGGTGGTGGCATGGGCGGTGGAGGATTTTTCTAG